The proteins below are encoded in one region of Lytechinus pictus isolate F3 Inbred chromosome 11, Lp3.0, whole genome shotgun sequence:
- the LOC129271664 gene encoding carbonic anhydrase 13-like: MFTTLKYVIIFMIMLLESQEITALPRLLGGNNPDDDSDEENFRPVIPWNYRADKGPHKWGQMFPYQCAGSMQSPIAIQTINTKRKEWGPLEMNGYGDTNGKRMTLTNIGHTVELMLEGNYTLRGGGLEGTYVADQVHFHWGFSNEQGSEHVLDRRKYPAEMHIVHHQQSLMGDSVFHTPGGLAALGIFIEIGERNAAFEKLVKHFKDIQYKDESHLLTEPLQLNELFPKNMRQFYRYPGSLTTPPCYEVVTWTIFKQPITVSQEQMSALRSVFETTRHAFTYHSETPILLQNNFRPAQRINGRDVYRCGF; the protein is encoded by the exons ATGTTTACGACATTGAAGTACGTGATTATCTTCATGATTATGCTTCTGGAATCGCAGGAGATTACAGCCCTGCCTCGTCTTCTCGGGGGAAATAACCCAGATGATGATAGCGACGAAG AGAACTTCAGACCTGTCATACCATGGAATTATAGAGCAGATAAAG GTCCTCATAAATGGGGTCAGATGTTTCCCTACCAATGTGCTGGATCGATGCAGTCCCCCATCGCTATACAAACCATTAACACCAAAAGGAAAGAGTGGGGTCCACTGGAGATGAATGGGTACGGCGATACTAATGGGAAGAGGATGACGCTTACGAACATCGGTCATACAG TGGAGCTAATGTTAGAGGGTAACTACACCCTACGCGGAGGTGGACTTGAGGGAACCTATGTAGCTGATCAGGTGCATTTTCACTGGGGGTTCTCCAATGAGCAGGGGTCTGAACACGTGTTAGACCGAAGAAAATATCCCGCAgag ATGCATATTGTACACCATCAGCAATCACTGATGGGGGATAGTGTATTTCACACGCCTGGCGGTTTGGCAGCCCTTGGTATCTTTATTGAG ATCGGAGAAAGGAATGCAGCTTTTGAAAAATTAGTGAAACATTTCAAAGACATCCAATATAAGG aCGAGTCGCATCTTTTGACCGAACCGCTTCAACTCAATGAGCTCTTCCCGAAGAATATGAGACAGTTCTACCGTTACCCGGGCTCATTGACCACGCCCCCATGCTATGAGGTAGTCACGTGGACAATCTTCAAACAACCAATCACAGTATCTCAGGAACAG ATGTCTGCATTGCGTAGTGTCTTCGAGACGACTCGACACGCATTTACCTATCACTCGGAAACACCCATTCTGCTGCAGAATAACTTCAGACCGGCGCAGCGCATCAACGGTCGGGACGTATACAGGTGCGGATTCTGA